One Actinomycetes bacterium DNA segment encodes these proteins:
- a CDS encoding DUF2252 family protein yields MTEAPHQPDQTKESSTTRAAQATPAPPKVSHPSESARAALGKAARDRAPLTSHADLETADRGDPISLLEGQAASRVPELVPIRYGRMSGSPFAFYRGAALIMAADLAKTANSGLQVQLCGDAHISNFGVFSSPERRLVFDINDFDETHPGPFEWDVKRLAASLAVAARGNGLSAKKSRSIVTGAVGGYRDAMRSFAAQGNLTVWYSHLDMDDLMAQIGDQLDSRRKTRTLAAVDKARSRDSVQALSKLTTTVDGHTRIVSQPPLIVPIEELVGDDEA; encoded by the coding sequence ATGACCGAAGCGCCGCACCAACCCGACCAGACGAAAGAGTCGTCGACCACCCGCGCGGCCCAGGCGACTCCCGCCCCGCCCAAGGTCTCGCACCCGAGCGAGTCGGCCCGGGCTGCGCTGGGCAAGGCGGCGCGGGACAGAGCACCGTTGACGTCACACGCGGACCTCGAGACGGCTGACCGGGGCGATCCGATCTCCTTGCTCGAGGGGCAGGCCGCTTCACGCGTCCCAGAGCTGGTGCCGATCCGGTACGGGCGGATGTCGGGCTCGCCGTTCGCGTTCTACCGCGGTGCCGCGCTGATCATGGCAGCCGATCTCGCGAAGACTGCGAACTCGGGCCTGCAGGTGCAGCTATGCGGAGACGCTCACATCAGCAACTTCGGTGTCTTCTCCTCCCCCGAGCGGCGCCTCGTCTTCGACATCAACGACTTCGACGAGACCCACCCCGGCCCCTTCGAATGGGACGTGAAGCGCCTCGCTGCCAGCCTCGCGGTCGCCGCGCGCGGGAACGGGTTGTCCGCGAAGAAGAGCCGCAGCATCGTCACCGGTGCCGTCGGCGGATACCGGGATGCCATGCGGTCCTTCGCAGCACAGGGCAACCTCACGGTGTGGTACTCACACCTCGACATGGACGACCTGATGGCCCAGATCGGGGACCAGCTCGACTCCCGACGCAAGACAAGGACACTCGCGGCGGTCGACAAGGCCCGCAGCCGCGACAGCGTCCAGGCGCTGTCGAAGCTCACCACGACCGTCGACGGACATACCCGCATCGTGAGTCAGCCCCCACTCATCGTCCCGATCGAGGAGCTCGTGGGCGACGACGAGGC